GATATGCGTTCGGCCCTTTCGGTATTCCAGCTGAATGATCTGTTGATCCATTTGGATGCTATCGAAAAAGAAGCACAGGCACACCATTGTACAACAGTATCACAACAGGAGTTCCAGGCACTGAAAGAAAAAATGCTCACGGCTGCAAACGCCTTAGAACAATCCTTTACACCCAAAGAAACCGATTCAGCCCTCAGGGAATCCCTATAAAAAACAGTCATAACGTTCTGGTACCAATTTTCTGTCGCTGTATTGCATTTAAAATAGTAACTTCACTATTCCAATGTAATACGGCTCAGGCATTTAAAAAAGGACTATGGAACCAGAGAAACACTACATCAATCGAAGTGGATGGCTAAGGGCTGCCGTTTTAGGCGCCAATGATGGCATTATGTCCACCAGCAGCCTGGCTATTGGCATCGCTGCGGCAAGTGAAACGCGGGATCCTGTAGTTTTGGCAGCATTAGCGGGCCTCGTTGCCGGTGCTTTATCGATGGGCGCGGGAGAATATGTTTCTGTAAGTTCGCAGGCCGATATCGAAACCTATGACCTGAAAAGAGAACAAAAGGAATTAGACTACAGCCCGGATTCTGAATTACAGGAGCTGGCAAAAATTTACGAGAAAAGAGGCCTTACCCACGAACTGGCACAGGAGGTAGCCCGGCAGCTCACTGAAAAAGATGCGTTGGGA
The Flavobacterium kingsejongi genome window above contains:
- a CDS encoding VIT1/CCC1 transporter family protein; this translates as MEPEKHYINRSGWLRAAVLGANDGIMSTSSLAIGIAAASETRDPVVLAALAGLVAGALSMGAGEYVSVSSQADIETYDLKREQKELDYSPDSELQELAKIYEKRGLTHELAQEVARQLTEKDALGAHAKEELGINVHSQAKPFQAALASATAFLTGGILPLLVAIFAPFDQMILSQYGFSILFLALSGALAAKAGGSAIWKSVIRICFWGTFAMLMSALVGHLFSVTLA